In a genomic window of Argonema galeatum A003/A1:
- a CDS encoding type II toxin-antitoxin system HicA family toxin — translation MTRTRRMNADEVERILERYGFKLVSQKGSHRKWRNLDLQIQTIVPYHKGRDLPM, via the coding sequence ATGACTCGTACCCGACGCATGAATGCAGATGAAGTTGAGCGTATTTTGGAGCGTTATGGGTTTAAGTTAGTTTCACAAAAAGGGAGTCATCGTAAGTGGCGAAATCTCGATCTTCAGATTCAAACGATTGTTCCGTATCACAAGGGGCGCGATCTGCCGATGTGA
- a CDS encoding 2-oxoisovalerate dehydrogenase: MTEIIFLVENDSEGGYTARAIGESIFTQADSIEELRELTRDAVHCHYPDPQNRPKLIRLHIVYDEVIAS, translated from the coding sequence ATGACAGAAATTATATTTTTGGTAGAAAATGATTCGGAAGGTGGTTATACTGCCAGAGCGATCGGTGAATCTATTTTTACTCAGGCTGACAGTATTGAAGAGTTACGAGAATTGACACGAGATGCCGTTCATTGTCATTATCCCGATCCACAAAATCGTCCTAAACTGATTCGTCTACACATTGTTTATGATGAGGTTATCGCTTCATGA
- a CDS encoding type II toxin-antitoxin system HicA family toxin: MKLPRDLSGEALVKALITLGYIVDHQTGSHIRLTTQKNGEHHITIPNHSPIKIGTLSAILRDIEDHFELTREQLLTQLFF; this comes from the coding sequence ATGAAGTTGCCCAGAGACTTGTCAGGCGAAGCGTTAGTTAAGGCGTTGATAACATTGGGGTACATCGTAGATCATCAAACGGGAAGTCATATTCGTCTAACCACGCAGAAAAACGGTGAACATCACATCACCATCCCCAATCACAGCCCAATTAAAATCGGGACACTCAGTGCAATTCTGCGAGATATTGAGGATCACTTTGAACTAACTCGCGAGCAATTACTCACCCAATTATTTTTTTAG
- a CDS encoding TMEM165/GDT1 family protein, translating into MLTAFTAGLLLITVSELGDKTFFIAAILAMRHSRRLVFAGAIAALAAMTVLSVLVGQAASLLPKQYVSYAEIALFVGFGLKLLYDASKMSAKAECEEAEEALAAVKEAELKMPCYRSNFGIVLKAFMMTFVAEWGDRTQFATITLAASYNPVGVTAGAILGHGICAAIAVIGGRLIAKRISERTMTALGGLLFLIFGVLAWVEGARTPIQ; encoded by the coding sequence ATGCTGACAGCTTTTACAGCCGGTTTATTACTAATTACAGTTTCGGAATTAGGGGATAAAACCTTTTTTATCGCCGCGATATTGGCGATGCGGCATTCCAGAAGGCTGGTATTTGCGGGTGCGATCGCAGCTTTAGCAGCAATGACGGTATTGTCTGTTTTAGTGGGACAAGCGGCATCTCTTCTACCCAAGCAGTATGTTTCTTACGCCGAAATTGCTTTGTTTGTTGGCTTTGGGCTGAAGTTACTGTATGACGCCAGTAAAATGTCAGCTAAGGCTGAATGCGAGGAAGCAGAAGAAGCGCTAGCGGCAGTTAAGGAAGCTGAGTTAAAAATGCCGTGTTACAGAAGCAATTTTGGGATCGTACTAAAAGCTTTTATGATGACGTTTGTGGCCGAGTGGGGCGATCGGACCCAATTTGCCACCATCACCTTAGCAGCATCCTACAATCCAGTCGGAGTGACCGCAGGTGCCATTTTAGGTCATGGGATTTGTGCGGCGATCGCAGTTATTGGGGGACGCTTGATAGCAAAACGAATTTCTGAGCGTACCATGACTGCTTTGGGAGGATTGTTATTCCTGATCTTTGGAGTATTAGCATGGGTAGAAGGGGCTAGAACACCTATTCAGTAA
- a CDS encoding DUF5615 family PIN-like protein: MKILIDMNLSPDWVNVFSRYDIEAAHWSSVGDPLASDRTIMEWANANGYIVFTHDLDFGALLAATQANGPSVIQVRTQDVLPERLETIAINAINQFRSSLESGALITVDETRSRVRILPFL; the protein is encoded by the coding sequence ATGAAAATTTTGATTGATATGAACCTTTCACCAGATTGGGTAAATGTGTTTTCAAGATATGATATTGAAGCTGCTCATTGGTCATCTGTTGGCGATCCGCTTGCAAGCGATCGCACTATTATGGAGTGGGCAAACGCTAATGGATATATCGTTTTCACTCACGATTTAGACTTTGGAGCGTTACTTGCAGCAACTCAGGCAAATGGCCCCAGCGTCATTCAAGTTCGCACCCAAGATGTGTTACCAGAGCGTTTAGAAACTATTGCGATCAATGCCATCAATCAGTTTCGCTCATCTTTAGAATCAGGTGCTTTAATAACCGTTGATGAAACTCGATCGAGAGTTCGTATTCTTCCTTTTTTATGA
- a CDS encoding succinate dehydrogenase/fumarate reductase flavoprotein subunit: MLEHDVIIVGGGLAGCRAAVEIARTDPKLSVAVVAKTHPIRSHSVAAQGGMAATLNNVDPDDSWSAHAFDTVKGSDYLADQDAVEILTREAADVVIDLEHMGVLFSRLPDGRIAQRAFGGHSHRRTCYAADKTGHAILHELVNNLRRYGVQIYDEWYAIELILEDAQAKGVVMYRILDGEIQVLRAKAVMFATGGYGRAFNTTSNDYASTGDGLAMSAIAGVPLEDMEFVQFHPTGLYPVGVLISEAVRGEGAYLINSEGDRFMANYAPSRMELAPRDITSRSIDREIKAGRGVHPDGRAGGPFVYLDLRHMGREKIMSRVPFAWEECHRLLGIDAVDNPMPVRPTVHYSMGGIPVNTDGQVRSSPDGLIEGFFAAGEAACVSVHGANRLGSNSLLECVVYGRRTGATIAQYVQNRKLPEIDEQRYITEVEKQVRSLLDQKGTIRIGQLRQSFQDCMTQYCGVFRTESLMSEGLAQLQKLQQQYQDIYLDDKGKLWNTEIIEALELRSLMIVGQVILTSALQRQESRGAHYREDYPERDDENFLKHTLAYYSTAGIDLQYKPVAITMFEPKERKY, translated from the coding sequence ATGTTAGAACACGATGTAATTATAGTTGGCGGTGGATTGGCTGGTTGTCGCGCTGCTGTGGAGATTGCCCGCACCGACCCAAAACTGAGTGTAGCTGTAGTCGCTAAAACTCACCCGATTCGATCGCACTCCGTCGCGGCCCAAGGTGGGATGGCTGCTACCCTGAATAATGTCGATCCAGATGATAGCTGGTCAGCCCATGCTTTTGATACTGTCAAAGGTTCTGACTATTTGGCAGACCAGGATGCGGTAGAAATCCTTACCCGCGAAGCCGCTGATGTGGTGATTGACCTGGAACACATGGGCGTTTTGTTCTCCCGTTTGCCAGATGGTCGAATTGCCCAACGTGCGTTTGGCGGACATTCCCACCGCCGGACTTGCTACGCTGCTGATAAGACTGGTCACGCTATTCTGCACGAACTGGTTAACAATCTCAGGCGTTACGGTGTCCAGATCTACGATGAGTGGTATGCGATCGAACTTATTTTAGAAGATGCCCAGGCAAAGGGTGTGGTGATGTATCGCATCCTGGATGGGGAAATTCAGGTGCTTCGCGCTAAGGCGGTGATGTTTGCTACTGGTGGTTACGGTCGCGCTTTCAACACTACCTCAAATGACTATGCCTCTACTGGCGACGGTTTGGCAATGTCTGCCATTGCGGGTGTGCCGCTGGAGGATATGGAGTTTGTGCAGTTTCACCCGACTGGTTTGTATCCGGTGGGGGTGCTGATTTCGGAGGCGGTGCGGGGTGAGGGTGCTTATCTAATTAATAGTGAGGGCGATCGCTTTATGGCTAACTACGCCCCTAGCAGAATGGAATTGGCACCCCGCGATATTACTTCTAGGTCGATCGATCGCGAAATTAAGGCCGGACGAGGTGTTCATCCCGATGGCAGGGCTGGTGGCCCCTTTGTCTACCTGGACTTGCGCCACATGGGTAGGGAAAAAATTATGAGCCGCGTTCCCTTTGCTTGGGAAGAATGTCACCGCTTGCTGGGTATTGACGCCGTAGACAATCCGATGCCTGTGCGACCGACGGTTCACTATTCAATGGGTGGTATCCCCGTCAACACAGACGGTCAAGTGAGAAGCAGCCCAGATGGTTTGATTGAAGGCTTCTTTGCCGCTGGGGAAGCTGCTTGTGTCTCGGTTCACGGCGCAAATCGGTTGGGTAGCAATTCTCTGCTGGAATGTGTGGTTTATGGCAGAAGAACTGGCGCTACTATAGCACAATATGTTCAAAATCGCAAGTTACCGGAGATTGATGAGCAACGTTATATTACGGAGGTTGAGAAACAGGTGCGATCGCTACTAGACCAGAAAGGGACAATCCGCATCGGCCAACTGCGGCAATCTTTCCAAGATTGCATGACCCAGTACTGCGGTGTTTTTCGCACCGAATCGCTCATGAGCGAAGGATTAGCACAGTTGCAAAAGCTACAGCAGCAATATCAAGATATCTACTTAGATGACAAAGGTAAACTTTGGAACACTGAAATCATAGAAGCTCTCGAACTGCGTAGCTTGATGATTGTCGGTCAGGTAATTCTCACATCCGCCCTCCAGCGACAAGAAAGTCGAGGCGCACATTATCGGGAAGATTATCCCGAACGAGATGATGAAAATTTCCTCAAGCATACGCTGGCTTATTACTCGACCGCTGGCATTGACCTTCAGTATAAACCTGTAGCGATTACCATGTTTGAGCCAAAAGAACGGAAGTATTGA
- a CDS encoding type II toxin-antitoxin system VapC family toxin, which yields MYLLDTNHCSFAIQNQPDILSRLAVLSQSEITTCVIVQAELIYMAENSQKKESNLNRVKEFLKDILIYEIDSITAEIYGKFQAELMQRFGPKEKSKRRRTRMIDIGFSQHDLWIASIAIQHNLTLVSADRDFQRIQEVRSLSIETWYSPKTEA from the coding sequence ATGTACTTGTTAGATACCAATCACTGTAGTTTCGCAATTCAAAATCAACCAGATATCCTCTCTCGTTTAGCAGTACTTAGCCAATCTGAAATTACAACTTGTGTTATTGTACAGGCTGAACTGATTTATATGGCAGAAAATTCCCAAAAAAAAGAAAGCAATCTGAATCGAGTTAAGGAATTCTTAAAAGATATTCTTATCTACGAAATCGACTCAATAACTGCTGAAATTTATGGGAAGTTTCAAGCTGAACTGATGCAAAGATTTGGGCCAAAGGAGAAAAGTAAACGCAGAAGAACTCGTATGATTGATATTGGTTTTAGTCAACATGATTTATGGATTGCATCAATTGCGATCCAACACAATCTTACCCTTGTTTCTGCCGATCGCGATTTTCAAAGAATCCAAGAAGTGCGATCGCTTTCCATTGAAACCTGGTATTCACCTAAAACAGAAGCTTAA
- a CDS encoding N-6 DNA methylase has protein sequence MPSISFDTYLKSIQKNLQKGSERSHYPAFKDLLDDPIKGIDAVIEEKGNKAGIPDFTIKRRELLVGYVEAKDVGLDLDRIEKTEQLKRYLEAFPNLVLTNYIEFRWYVNGKRRLTEILADLNGDKLQAKNTDKITALLDQFLNYTGEIISSPEDLARQMARLTKAILLATETALSLETNEGELHQLKLGFSEVLLPDISDSDFADMYAQTISYGLFTARVGHAQNTDGEQFTRRNAGTYIPATNPFLKRLFNTIVETDAISKIDWAIDDLVQLLSQVDMGNILENFGRRTRQEDPVVHFYETFLAAYNSALRKSRGVYYTPEPVVSFIVRSIDAILKDRFDLPLGLADNSKDPVTQKPRVQILDPATGTGTFLYEVVKQIYRNLEEIGMANQWDSYVRENLLNRLFGFELLMAPYAIAHLKLGLQLQELGYEFKGKQRLGIYLTNTLDEALKKSEILFGQYVAQEANEASTIKRDTPVMVVLGNPPYSGHSANKSKWIDGLIRDYYQVDGLPLGERNPKWLQDDYVKFIRFGQWRIDRTGSGILAFITNHGYLDNPTFRGMRQSLEKTFDEIYVMDLHGNSKKKEVAPDGSPDQNVFDIQQGVAVAIMVKYPKEKVV, from the coding sequence ATGCCATCTATCTCTTTTGATACTTATCTCAAATCGATTCAAAAGAATCTGCAAAAAGGCAGTGAGAGAAGTCATTATCCAGCCTTCAAAGATTTACTTGACGATCCCATTAAAGGCATTGATGCAGTTATTGAAGAAAAGGGCAATAAAGCAGGAATTCCAGATTTCACGATAAAACGGCGCGAATTACTGGTAGGTTATGTCGAAGCCAAAGATGTTGGGCTAGATTTGGATCGAATTGAGAAAACGGAGCAGCTAAAACGCTATTTAGAGGCGTTCCCTAATCTGGTATTAACTAATTATATAGAATTTCGTTGGTATGTCAACGGAAAGCGTAGGCTGACAGAGATTTTAGCAGACCTGAATGGGGATAAACTTCAGGCAAAAAATACCGATAAGATTACCGCGCTGCTGGATCAGTTTCTCAACTATACAGGCGAAATTATTAGCAGTCCTGAAGACTTGGCTCGACAGATGGCGAGATTGACAAAGGCGATTTTGTTGGCGACAGAAACAGCCCTAAGTTTGGAAACAAATGAGGGTGAATTGCATCAACTGAAACTGGGATTTAGTGAGGTATTGCTGCCGGATATTAGTGATTCTGATTTTGCTGATATGTATGCTCAAACTATATCTTATGGGTTGTTTACCGCCAGAGTTGGTCATGCCCAAAATACAGATGGAGAACAGTTTACTCGGCGCAATGCTGGCACTTATATTCCAGCAACAAATCCATTTTTGAAGCGTTTATTTAATACGATTGTCGAAACTGATGCAATTAGCAAAATTGATTGGGCGATCGATGATTTGGTGCAATTATTGTCTCAGGTAGATATGGGCAATATTCTCGAAAACTTTGGTCGGCGTACCCGTCAAGAAGACCCAGTTGTACATTTTTATGAGACGTTTCTGGCGGCGTATAATTCAGCATTGCGGAAGAGTCGGGGTGTTTATTACACACCGGAACCTGTTGTATCATTTATTGTGCGATCGATCGATGCAATTCTCAAAGATCGCTTTGATTTACCCTTGGGATTGGCAGATAATTCTAAAGATCCGGTGACGCAAAAGCCGCGAGTCCAAATTCTCGATCCAGCAACAGGAACGGGCACGTTTCTCTATGAAGTTGTGAAGCAGATTTATCGCAATCTAGAAGAAATCGGCATGGCGAATCAGTGGGATAGTTATGTGCGAGAAAATTTGCTAAATAGGTTATTTGGTTTTGAGTTATTGATGGCTCCTTATGCGATCGCTCACCTCAAATTGGGTCTACAACTTCAAGAACTTGGCTATGAGTTTAAGGGTAAACAGCGGTTGGGAATTTACCTCACGAATACGCTAGATGAAGCGCTGAAAAAATCAGAGATTTTGTTTGGTCAGTATGTAGCACAGGAGGCAAACGAAGCCTCGACTATTAAAAGGGATACTCCCGTCATGGTAGTATTAGGCAATCCGCCCTATTCGGGACATTCCGCAAATAAAAGCAAGTGGATTGATGGCTTAATTCGAGATTACTATCAAGTAGATGGATTGCCTTTAGGTGAAAGAAATCCCAAATGGTTACAAGATGACTATGTGAAATTTATCCGGTTTGGACAGTGGCGAATCGACAGAACAGGCTCAGGCATTCTTGCATTTATTACCAATCATGGCTATCTGGATAATCCAACTTTTAGAGGTATGCGTCAGAGTCTTGAAAAGACTTTTGATGAAATTTATGTAATGGATTTACATGGAAATAGCAAGAAAAAAGAAGTTGCTCCCGATGGATCACCCGATCAAAATGTGTTTGATATTCAGCAAGGTGTCGCAGTTGCTATAATGGTTAAATATCCCAAAGAGAAAGTAGTATGA
- a CDS encoding Uma2 family endonuclease, with product MVNTSNQHRLLTAEELPHSDDTPVDNELQNFIPNLLLNILLDIWSARPDWFFGVDMAVYHDQEKPAIVPDGFLAVGVPRYTGDGGRLSYLFWQENNVVPSLVIEVVSHKYNGEYEDKLESYQQLGVLYYVVYNLFAGRRGRHKNRQPIEVYKLVNNKYELLTGNPVWMPEIELGIGCESHNYADWEREWVFWYDENGHRFLTEREKIATAEAAMLLLSQEKEQERQAKEQERQAKEQERQAKEQERQAKEQERQAKEKLAAYLISIGINPDDIT from the coding sequence ATGGTTAATACTTCTAATCAACACAGATTACTAACCGCCGAAGAACTCCCCCACTCTGACGATACTCCTGTGGATAACGAGCTTCAAAACTTTATTCCCAATCTACTTTTAAATATCCTACTTGATATCTGGAGCGCCCGTCCTGATTGGTTCTTTGGTGTAGATATGGCGGTTTACCACGACCAGGAAAAACCAGCTATTGTCCCCGATGGATTCCTAGCAGTAGGAGTCCCAAGATACACAGGTGATGGTGGTCGCCTCAGTTATTTGTTCTGGCAAGAAAACAATGTTGTACCGAGCCTAGTAATAGAAGTAGTTTCTCATAAGTACAACGGTGAGTATGAGGATAAGTTAGAAAGTTATCAACAGTTAGGCGTTCTCTACTATGTGGTTTATAATTTGTTCGCAGGTCGAAGAGGAAGGCATAAAAATAGGCAGCCAATCGAAGTCTATAAGTTAGTGAATAATAAATACGAGTTACTGACAGGAAATCCGGTCTGGATGCCCGAAATTGAATTAGGAATTGGGTGTGAATCCCACAACTATGCTGACTGGGAGAGAGAATGGGTATTCTGGTATGACGAGAATGGTCACAGGTTCTTGACTGAAAGAGAGAAAATTGCCACCGCAGAAGCAGCAATGCTGCTTCTGTCGCAGGAAAAGGAACAGGAACGTCAAGCTAAAGAGCAGGAACGTCAAGCTAAAGAGCAAGAACGTCAAGCTAAAGAGCAAGAACGTCAAGCTAAAGAACAGGAACGTCAAGCTAAAGAAAAACTGGCTGCATACCTCATATCGATCGGTATTAATCCTGACGATATCACTTAA
- a CDS encoding type ISP restriction/modification enzyme, with protein MAKIYHADLWGSREDKYGYLQEHDVNTVEWTEILPNSPFYLFIPQNTDCRAEYERGWKITDIMPVNSTGVKTHRDHFVFDFDSSELRKRIEKFRDLNITDEEISKIYEIQDTRDWKLSQKRRSLKSNQDWKKHFTQCLYRPFDWRSYYNHEDVVELPRNEIMRNFLQGNNLGFITSRNVEIERIYDQVLCTSNLIDNHTLSLKEANYVFPLYLYPDVDNPQGSLFVSDKIETNISQNFINSIQEKLKYIPTPEAIFYYIYAIFHSPTYRQRYAEFLKIDFPRVPLTSNDRLFKDLGEKGQELVDLHLMKSKKLNQLITKVGGDGDNAVTEVTYNTTKQRVYINKTSYFEGIAPDVWEFKIGGYQVLDKWLKDRKKAKRSLSFDDVLHYQKVVVALKETMQLMTEIDRIFPGFPIE; from the coding sequence ATGGCTAAAATCTATCACGCCGATCTCTGGGGCTCACGGGAAGATAAATATGGCTATCTTCAAGAGCATGATGTAAATACGGTTGAATGGACAGAAATTTTGCCAAACTCGCCATTTTATCTTTTCATTCCTCAAAATACAGATTGCAGAGCAGAGTATGAACGGGGATGGAAGATTACTGACATCATGCCTGTCAATTCAACAGGAGTCAAAACTCATCGCGATCATTTTGTTTTTGATTTTGATTCATCAGAACTCCGTAAACGTATAGAAAAATTTAGAGACTTGAACATTACAGATGAGGAAATCAGCAAGATCTACGAAATTCAGGATACAAGAGATTGGAAGTTAAGCCAAAAGCGACGTTCTCTTAAGTCAAATCAAGATTGGAAAAAACATTTTACACAATGTCTTTATCGTCCGTTTGATTGGAGATCTTATTATAACCATGAGGATGTAGTTGAACTTCCAAGAAATGAAATTATGAGAAATTTTTTACAAGGCAATAACTTAGGATTTATTACATCTCGTAATGTTGAAATAGAAAGAATTTACGATCAAGTTTTATGTACCTCTAACCTAATTGATAACCATACCTTATCTCTTAAAGAGGCTAATTATGTTTTTCCTCTTTACCTTTATCCTGATGTTGATAATCCACAGGGTTCTCTCTTTGTAAGTGATAAAATTGAAACAAATATATCTCAAAATTTTATTAATTCAATTCAAGAAAAATTAAAATACATCCCCACACCAGAAGCCATCTTTTACTACATCTACGCCATCTTCCACAGTCCCACCTATCGCCAACGCTACGCCGAATTTCTCAAAATAGATTTTCCTCGCGTACCTCTCACCAGCAACGATCGACTATTCAAAGACTTAGGCGAAAAAGGTCAGGAATTAGTAGATTTGCACCTGATGAAATCCAAAAAACTTAATCAGCTAATTACCAAAGTAGGCGGCGATGGCGATAATGCCGTTACCGAAGTCACCTATAATACCACAAAACAGCGAGTTTATATCAATAAAACCAGTTATTTTGAAGGGATTGCACCCGATGTCTGGGAGTTCAAAATTGGCGGCTATCAAGTCTTAGATAAATGGCTGAAAGACCGCAAGAAAGCCAAACGTAGTTTATCATTTGATGATGTGTTGCACTATCAAAAAGTAGTTGTGGCACTTAAAGAAACCATGCAACTGATGACAGAGATCGATCGAATCTTTCCCGGTTTTCCAATTGAGTAG
- a CDS encoding tetratricopeptide repeat protein, whose protein sequence is MSLVRVQSSPVSQKRVRKSSGEAKQRWLISAVLLLVLIAIGGFLLGRSSLFPFLSKAFQQEQPSAGTTAAPAVESNKAKQAELETQAKGYELVLQRKPEDRTALQGLIDTRLELVRLGVGSLKDTIEPLEKLAKLNPEQTEYAVLLAQTKQQMGDLEGAATVYRTILESKPADLNALDGLVNLLLDQQRPEAAIGLLQDTLDNASKLNQIKPGTIDEVSIRLMSGRVYAEQQRYDEAIAAYDKAIKGDKDDFRPVLAKAIVLRQQGKNDQAQPLFSSAALLAPAKYKDQINQLASASPAPEESPDSNPDTNSPAPEDSPNSSPDANNGDGQN, encoded by the coding sequence ATGTCATTAGTTAGAGTTCAAAGCAGTCCTGTGTCCCAAAAGCGAGTTCGCAAATCGTCTGGCGAAGCCAAGCAGCGCTGGTTAATTAGTGCAGTGTTGCTACTGGTATTGATTGCCATTGGAGGATTTCTGCTTGGGAGGTCTTCGCTTTTTCCCTTTTTGAGTAAAGCTTTTCAGCAAGAACAACCGTCTGCTGGAACAACGGCAGCACCTGCTGTTGAGTCAAACAAAGCAAAGCAAGCAGAACTGGAAACCCAGGCTAAGGGTTACGAACTGGTTTTGCAGCGCAAACCAGAGGATCGAACGGCACTGCAAGGACTGATCGATACCAGGCTAGAATTGGTTAGGCTGGGAGTGGGCAGTCTCAAAGATACGATCGAACCCTTAGAAAAACTGGCTAAACTTAATCCAGAACAAACAGAATATGCCGTTCTGTTAGCCCAAACTAAGCAGCAAATGGGCGATCTTGAGGGTGCTGCCACAGTTTATCGCACGATTTTGGAGTCTAAACCAGCCGACCTCAATGCTTTGGACGGGCTCGTGAACTTGCTTTTAGATCAACAACGCCCGGAAGCGGCGATTGGATTATTGCAAGATACGCTGGATAATGCGTCTAAGCTCAATCAAATTAAACCGGGCACTATAGATGAAGTTTCTATACGGTTGATGTCGGGACGAGTTTATGCCGAACAGCAACGCTACGACGAAGCGATCGCAGCCTACGATAAAGCTATCAAAGGCGACAAAGACGACTTTCGCCCAGTGTTAGCCAAGGCTATTGTGCTGCGACAACAAGGTAAAAATGACCAAGCTCAACCCCTGTTCTCTTCTGCTGCGTTATTAGCCCCAGCCAAGTATAAAGACCAAATCAATCAGCTCGCATCTGCATCCCCAGCTCCCGAAGAGTCACCCGATAGCAACCCAGACACCAACAGCCCCGCACCCGAAGACTCACCTAATAGCAGCCCCGACGCCAATAACGGCGATGGGCAGAATTAA
- a CDS encoding DUF433 domain-containing protein encodes MRKLTRITISSEVMGGKPCIRGMRVTVGMILGLMATGRTQEEILRAYPYLESEDLKECLAYAAWRVEEVEVSLSTT; translated from the coding sequence ATGAGAAAATTAACGCGAATCACGATTAGTTCAGAGGTGATGGGCGGTAAACCCTGTATCCGAGGGATGCGAGTCACCGTAGGTATGATTCTAGGATTAATGGCTACCGGACGTACTCAAGAAGAGATTTTACGAGCCTATCCTTACCTGGAATCCGAAGATTTAAAAGAATGTTTAGCTTATGCTGCATGGCGTGTTGAAGAAGTAGAAGTTTCTTTAAGTACAACATGA
- a CDS encoding type II toxin-antitoxin system HicB family antitoxin — MKWRVILETDLETGDWAVWCPELPGCVSAGETEEEALENICEAIALYLEPDPIVLKAGTILREISVK; from the coding sequence ATGAAATGGCGTGTTATTCTTGAAACCGATCTGGAAACGGGTGATTGGGCAGTTTGGTGTCCAGAATTACCGGGTTGTGTTTCAGCAGGAGAAACGGAAGAAGAAGCTTTAGAAAATATTTGTGAGGCGATCGCACTCTATCTTGAACCCGATCCGATTGTATTAAAAGCAGGAACAATTTTACGGGAGATTTCAGTTAAATGA
- a CDS encoding type II toxin-antitoxin system HicB family antitoxin, with product MQTLIRLKVEKLIENGQEYFVATSDDLQGLVAEGKTIQETIEIAEDVAKFLLDLQKEAHLQPGT from the coding sequence ATGCAAACACTAATCAGACTCAAGGTTGAAAAATTGATCGAAAATGGTCAAGAATATTTTGTTGCTACCAGTGATGATTTACAGGGTTTGGTTGCCGAAGGAAAAACAATACAAGAAACTATAGAAATTGCTGAGGATGTCGCCAAATTTTTGTTAGATTTACAAAAAGAAGCCCACCTACAACCAGGAACCTGA
- a CDS encoding tetratricopeptide repeat protein — translation MSQKRSRWLINGLLIVAVFAFVGFSFFPILGAVFKQDQPSVSRTAPSVQAQATAIQQELQARAKGYELVLQREPDNQTALRGLLSARQQLAQLALGDIKDTIPPLEKLASLNPDDFAAQLDLGSVYAQQQRYDDAIAVFDRAIKTNKEDYRLLLAKGIVLQQQGKTAEAKSLFASAADIAPAELKEQVKAQIKRLETRTPAQTSPSTNSPPTNSPAAPAAPATESDPNKN, via the coding sequence GTGTCTCAAAAGCGCAGTCGCTGGTTAATTAATGGGCTGTTGATCGTAGCAGTCTTTGCCTTTGTGGGATTTTCGTTCTTTCCCATTTTGGGTGCAGTTTTTAAGCAAGACCAACCGTCTGTTAGCAGAACAGCGCCATCCGTTCAAGCTCAAGCGACGGCTATACAACAGGAACTGCAAGCTAGGGCTAAGGGTTACGAGTTGGTTTTGCAGCGGGAGCCAGATAATCAGACGGCTCTAAGGGGATTGCTGTCCGCTCGCCAACAACTAGCTCAGCTGGCATTGGGTGACATCAAGGATACGATTCCACCCCTGGAAAAACTGGCGAGCCTCAATCCTGATGATTTTGCGGCGCAGTTGGATTTGGGAAGCGTTTATGCTCAGCAGCAGCGCTACGATGATGCGATCGCAGTTTTCGATCGGGCCATTAAAACCAACAAAGAAGACTATCGACTATTGTTAGCCAAGGGTATTGTGCTGCAACAACAAGGCAAAACAGCAGAAGCCAAGTCCCTCTTTGCCTCAGCAGCCGATATAGCTCCTGCGGAGTTAAAAGAGCAAGTCAAGGCTCAAATCAAGCGGCTGGAAACTCGAACGCCAGCCCAAACGAGTCCCTCAACTAACTCTCCACCGACAAATAGCCCAGCTGCACCAGCTGCACCCGCGACCGAATCTGACCCCAATAAAAATTAG